In Palaemon carinicauda isolate YSFRI2023 chromosome 18, ASM3689809v2, whole genome shotgun sequence, a genomic segment contains:
- the LOC137657406 gene encoding protein FAM200C-like, translating into MNSIPIQGEKMELKEKGYCNIRNSWGWRRVGLDGNRILADLEYGNGGVLISRTPRNSNACLPECMKYPRRHALATKTLPSKLAEVLKIVVECVNYVRNSALKHRIFRELCNEMGSEFEVLLYHSNIHWLSRGKVLNRVFAMRVELAMFLQEHQHCHADYFENSEFILILAYMANIFDALNHLNQQMQGGGVNIIEAEENLRAFQKKLPLWKRRTENDNFANFPLLDDCVSKIEDVSGIGDISVPGELKQAIAMHLDELAKSLDGYFPTRESYPAWVRQPFTFSVATADVNDEYLDKIIELQQSQVQQQLFRTTTLSTFWCHQIAAYPLTAKKALEMLIPFVTTYLCEQSFSMMVDIKTKKRNRLCCGNDMRVALAKVKPRISEIVSERQQQKSH; encoded by the exons ATGAACAGTATACCTATTCAGGGAGAAaagatggagttgaaagagaaggg ATATTGTAATATAAggaacagttggggatggagaagggttggactagatggtaacaggatattagctgacttaGAATATGGTAATGGTGgagtccttatcagcagaacacccagaaattccaatgcttgcttaccagagtgcatgaaatatcccagaag GCATGCATTGGCAACAAAAACCTTGCCTTCAAAACTCGCAGAAGTATTAAAAATTGTAGTGGAATGTGTGAACTACGTGCGAAATAGTGCACTGAAGCACCGCATCTTCAGAGAGCTGTGTAATGAAATGGGCTCTGAATTCGAAGTACTTCTGTACCATTCAAACATTCACTGGTTATCCCGGGGAAAGGTGCTGAATCGTGTTTTTGCCATGCGTGTGGAATTAGCCATGTTTTTGCAAGAGCACCAACATTGTCATGCAGATTACTTCGAAAATTCTGAGTTCATTCTCATTTTGGCGTACATGGCCAATATCTTCGATGCTCTCAATCACCTCAATCAACAGATGCAAGGCGGTGGAGTCAACATCATCGAAGCGGAAGAAAATCTGAGGGCTTTTCAAAAAAAGCTACCGTTATGGAAACGACGAACGGAGAATGATAACTTTGCAAACTTTCCCCTGCTGGATGACTGTGTAAGTAAGATCGAAGACGTGTCCGGTATCGGAGACATTTCTGTACCCGGGGAACTGAAGCAAGCAATTGCCATGCACTTAGATGAGCTTGCAAAGTCTCTCGACGGATACTTCCCCACCAGAGAATCATATCCAGCATGGGTGAGACAGCCGTTCACGTTTAGTGTTGCGACCGCAGATGTCAACGATGAATACCTGGATAAAATCATTGAACTGCAGCAGAGCCAGGTTCAACAGCAACTCTTCAGAACAACAACGCTGTCAACGTTTTGGTGTCACCAAATCGCAGCGTACCCTCTTACTGCTAAGAAAGCCCTGGAGATGCTCATACCGTTTGTTACAACATATCTTTGTGAGCAGTCCTTTTCGATGATGGTAGACATAAAAACGAAGAAAAGGAACAGACTTTGTTGCGGAAATGATATGAGAGTGGCGCTTGCCAAGGTGAAGCCACGcatttctgaaattgtctctgagAGGCAACAGCAAAAGTCACATTGA